TTTTCGATCAGGAGCACGAACAATATGGTAAATTTTCTGCACAGGGCAGAAAACCGGCCGCTTTCGTGATGTTAACGCATAGTAATAATGATGTCATGTAACCGGAATGTCAAGAAAAAAATGCTCCTATATAGGAGACTTGTATGGCTGAAGATATTAGCCGCAAGCATCGCCGAGTCATCGGGTACATTTTCCGTCCTTGGATTACCAGGAGAGATGGTACTCGAGACTATGCGCGCGACCATGGCTTCAAAGCCTGGCGTATACCAATTTACTTTTGCGGGTAAATTGGTAGTTATAATGTGGGACAGGCCCGGTTGCTTTTGCCGCCGGGTCTACCCCGCTTGGGAACTAAAGTAGGGTGTTTGCTTTTTAGGTAAGTTTAGAAAGAACTCTTAAGCAAGTAAGTTAATTATTAATTGGGACCAACATTTTATCTGCAAGAAAACAATGCAATATTACAGATAGCAAACTTTGAAAGTAAGTACGGATTACTCAGAAAAACAAAGCATCGACAAGACATTTGCAATTGATTGTTGGTTTTCATTTTACCCAACTCCACTTACATAACTAAACCGATGCGAACTCCCGAACATGCAGAATTTCACGGTGGTTTGTTGGTCGAATATCTTTAGGTAGGTGTTATAAACCCTTGTTCTTCCGGATTGACGTTGATAAGCTTATTTACTGCGTCCAGAACAGGTTCTCTGGAATTGTGGAATTTGGCAATGGGATTCACGATTGCAAGACCACGATAATAGGTAACAAGTCCTTCGGCGATCTCTGCCATGATCTTGTTGAAGGTATTCCGCTTCTTTGCCCTTGCAAGCTTCACCTCAGGACCTTTATCACCGGTAATTGGAATTCTTTCGTAACTACCGAAGTCCATACGCAATATATTAATCATACCACCTTGTCCGGACAATTGATTTACAATCTCAGCTGAAGGTAACGAGGCAATATAGGCCAGAGGATAGGTGTAATCTTTGTATCCTTCTTTCTGGAAATAAAAATCACTTCGAATACCCAATGTTTCAAAATAGTCTTGCACCCTTGCTAAACATTTTTTATTTACGGCCGCTTCATCTATTTCTTTGACCTGTTTGCCTGCAGTTTTCAGTCTTCCCAGGATGATAGTCGTAGCAATTACCCTGTCTTGCTGATAGGTTTTTACTTCAATCTGAATATAGTCGTTACTTACAAACTGCCATAAAAACAGACTGCATGTCCTCTCGCTATAAAAGGCCGAACCGGTAAATTTTATATTTACAGAAGATATTTCTAATTCTGGGAAGAGGATCTCTAAGGGAAGGATGATCTTGGAAACGGTCATTGCACCGGGAACAATGTTGCCTTTTCTGTGAATGAGATTGTTGTCGTTCGTTACATCAACGAAACGTTCCCCATGCTGTTTTGGGATTCTATATTCATGCTTGATTAAAAATTTATCCCACACCAGTAACCAGCGTTCGTTATGATCGTCAGTTCCTAGTGTTAAACCAGGATGCGGAGTTCGCGCCTTTGCATCTCTAAAACAGATTTTATCGGTTGAAAATCCATCAATCCTTTTTAATGGCATGGAAAATATAGGTGATTGTAATCTGCTCATAGGATATTTACCGATAAAAAAAGTGTATCTTCCCCGCTTTTTCCCGATTTTATTATGCAAACTGCCTTATGTCAAGGATATAAAAAATTTTTTTGGGATCGAAAGTAATTTCTTACGGACCAGCAGTAATAACACTGGTATTTCTGATTGCATACTTGACAAAGATTACGAGTCTAAGTATGCTAACAACATTTGACAAAACGACATACTATCATTAATCCGGAAAATATAGCGAATGAAAATGTATATAAGTAAACGATAAAAGTGTACAAATATAAAAATCTAAGTTTTGTTATCGACCATTGGGCCGTGCATAATAGTTTGAAAGAAACACGAGTAAGGTGTAAATTCTTACTATAATATGTAACTACCTTTAAGTTTTGTCTACAAAATAAATTCTTCAAGGGAAGTTTTTATAAGAAGGGAAATTCTGAAGTGATCTATAGTGTCTGTATTTTCGAAGATAGTCGGTGTTTACAATTAATTCCCTTAGTATATACAAGAGCGGCCTTTGAACTTCGATGCGGACTCTTTACCCCTTTGGAAAGGGTCGTCAGTCATCATCCCAATGCCACGATTCATCTTTTTTGTAGAGACTATTTATCCGATGTACTACAAGAACGATATCCCTACCGTATCAATGAGCCGCATACAACTGATGGTATCTGTCTTTTTTTGAACGGTCGCGCCATCCTTTCCCTTCCTATTCCTTTAGAAGGTCGGGAGGAAATGGGGATTCAGGATAATACCCTTGTTTATGCCCGACTTAAGAAGGAAAATGCAAAAAAAATATTACCCGGGATGCTTCTTTCTGGCGATCCAATTGCATTGTTAAAAGGCACAGTTCCGGTCGTTTCTACACAGGTACCCCTCATAAACTATTTTTGGGATATTGTTAAACACAACAAGTCTCAAATAGAGAAGGATTTCATGGTCTTTGTCAAGGAAGGATCCATCTTTGGCAAACTCTATGAAGGGGTTCACCTTATCAATGAAGACCAGATATTTATTGGCAAAGGCAGTCGGATTAAACCGGGCAGCGTATTTGATGCCGATGATGGGCCAATTTATATTGGTCAACACGTTACCATTGCCCCTAACACGACTATCGAGGGACCCGTTTTCATTGGCAACCATTCTGTGGTTCAATCTAATTCGAGGATCCGTGGCGGTGCAAATATTGGGGAGGTTTGCAAGATAGGAGGAGAAGTTGTAAATACAATCTTCCATAGTTACACCAACAAGCAACACGATGGATTTCTCGGCGATTCTTATATCGGTTCATGGGTTAATATGGGGGCTGATACCGTAAACAGTAACCTGCTTAACACCTATGGAGAAGTAAAAGTTGAAATCGATGGAACTATGATAAATACAAATCATATGTTCCTTGGTATGGCGATGGGAGACCACACGAAAACGGCTATCAACACAACCATCATGACGGGTAGCATCGTTGGTTTCGCTTGTAATATCATCACCTTTACCTATCCCCCAAAATATCTTCCCTCTTTTGCGTGGTATTCATATCGTGGCATGAAGGTCTATGTCTTAGAAAACGCATTACATATGGCAAAGATTGCGATGAAAAGACGGGATAAAGAAATGACTTCAGCAGAAGAACGGCTCTTCCGGTTGGTATTTCAGCTTACAGAAAAAGAAAGAAATTCCGTATTTAAATGAAAGGTCGTTTATGGAAAAGGACATTAAACGCGAACGGGTTATTATTGATACGAGTATTTTTACCAATCCGGAGGTTTACCAATCGTTTGGCGCAAGCCCAACAGAGGCATTACGCACGTTTCTGGAGATTATTGGCAATTTGGATGGGCCGGCTTTTTATATGCCGCCAACGATCTATCAGGAATTGCTCAATTTTGTTGACATAAAAGATATCCCGCCCGATCTTCAAATTCGTATAATCCAAAAACCACCAAAGCGATATGAACTGTCGGTTCCGGCATTTTTGCTGTATGAACTCATCGAGGATGTGCGTCACAGGATAGACAAGGGATTGCGGGTAGCAGAAGAAGCCATACGGAAAAGGATTAATAAGGGATTGAAGGCGGCCGAGGAGATTGAACGGAAGCGGAAGGCCTCGCTCGAGAAGTCGGTCTTTCTTTTCCCGGATGTGCGTATGACTGAAGAGATTCCACACAGAACCGAGTCGGAAGCTTTAGAGGCTATTGCTATTGCTGATCTGAGGAAAAAATATCGCGCTGCCCTCAGAGAAGGGATTATTGATAGCAAGGAGGACGTAGACCTTATTCTCCTGGCCAAGGAACTTGACGGCATACTGGTGACGGCTGATACGGGTATTGTAAAATGGGCGGATAAGCTTGGTATCCGTTACATCGACCCCCGAACATTGCGGGGTATACTCGACAAACTGATGTAGTGAGTTTGCGAAAACAATTGATGAAATTTTCACATTTTTACTCAGGACGGAATTTTCATGCCACTTCCGGATTCCCAGTGGTGGCTATAATGGTTTCTTCATTAGTCCACGTGGGCTGAACCTTCCAGGTGTTTTTGGAGGATATCATACGAGGCATAACACTTTCTTGCGAACTTCACATGCCAGTAATCACCTTCCTTGTTTTTCGATAATACATCGAACTTTACTTTGCATTTATAGAGATGATTAATCATTTTTTGTATGTTTTTTTCTTCCCGGAAACGGAGTACAAATTTTTCGTCAATGATTTCGCTTCGTGCCGCCTTGCTAACATTTTCATAGACAGGTTTTAATAATACCTCACCCAACTGAGTGAAAATTTCCGGTTTTAATGAATGCGCATGCTCGTGGATGAATATGGCCGCGCGAATAATCCGATGGGTAAAAAATTCTGATGCCATCTCCGCCATCAACGGGGCAGTGACACGAATATCACGCAGACAAGAGCTTAAGGTCACGTACTTGAGAATCTTTTCAGCGGGATGAGTTGGTTTCATTACGATTCCTTCACATCCCGTCTCGTCCAACTCTTTAATAACCTTTTTCAATGCGGGAATGTCCGATGCTGAAAACCTTCCAAACCTCTTCACGGTGGGTATATGATAAGTATCAAAAATTTCGTATCGCTTATCAACGGGGATTTTATGAGGCTTGTTCATTAGCATTAAATCAAAAGCAAAAAATCGGATGTCTTCCTTTACATAAGGGGGATGTTCGATGTTATAAGGATTATCGGGTCCGGCGAATTCGCCGCAAATGACCAGTCCCGGATTTTCATCGAATATCTTTTTTGCATCTAAAAAATCCACAATCCGATCCGTCGAAAACGGGCAGATATATGCGCCACGTGAAAAGACTATGATACGGCCCTGAATACGTGCAATCCTGACGTTATAACCATCGACTTTTTCTTCGATATAAAAGGGTTGAGTATAGGCATTGCGGATACCGTTTTCCAGATGCAATATTCGAGCAATACTTGGGAAATCAAAAATGATACCTTCCTGAGTAACGATCGATCCCCTTCTCAGTGTGTCAATTTTTTTCGTTACCCGATAATAGTCAATACCATCGAATTCATCGTGGATAGCATCGTGCTTTGCAATTGATTCCTGCCACATGGACTCTGAAATACCGACCTGTTTAACGATATCATGCATAGGTGTTGTCTTTCTTTAAATATAATATATATTAATTGTGTCGGATTTGATATGATGTTACATAAACCGGTTCCCTGATTTCAAGACAAAACTGAATTGCAGGTGAGTGCCTATCACGCTGTTCATAATACAATTCTATGTATAACTCCTATATCTGTAAAGGTTAAACGTAAGATGCGATCTGTTTTTAGTATTGACTTCCAAAAGACATAATCGTATAATGTAATGCCATTTTAATTATAACTGAAAATTCAGGTTTCATGTAAGGATGTAACAATGTATATAATTTTTGGTTGTGATGATGTCGGCGGTGCGCTGGCCAGAAATTTAAGTAAATCCGGCGAGGAGATACTTTTAATAGATAATGACGAAACCACTTTAGCAGGGCTGAAAGCCCCCAACCTTCGTACTGTCCTGGCGGATGTTCATACATTGGACTTTGACTTGTTATCAGCAAAAGATGCTATCGCCTTCATCCTCCTGCAAAAAAAATTTGAAGATAACCTGGCCCTGGCAAAGCGCATCAAGAAGTTATTTCCGGACAAATTTATCTTATCAAGGGCAACCGATGAGAAAGAAGACTCTGAATTATTAGGTAATGGCGTAGACCAAACTATTCAAACAGTTAGAATCATTACGAACGCAATCTTGTGTGAGCTGGAAACAGCAAAATTAAAAAGGTCGGTTTTTCATTTGGTTAGTATTATCAAGGAAGCGACAGGTAAAGGGTTAGCGATTTTTCTACAGGATAATCCCGACCCGGATGCAATTGCCTCAGGATTTGCGCTAAAGCGCATTGCTGAAAAATATGATATCAAATCCAATATTTATTATGGAGGAAATATTGGACATCAGCAAAATAAGACGTTGGTCAATTTATTAGAAACCGATCTTGTTCGATTAAAAAATCCGGACGAGGCGCTGAGAATAATTAATGCTGTTGATAAAGTGGCATTGATAGAGGCTTCTATTTCTTCAAAAAACAATATATTACCAACAGATATAGTTCCTAATATTGTTATTGATCATCATCAAACAGATTTTAACCTTGTAAAAGGGGAGTTTGTTGAAATATTACCAAATATTGGTGCCACCTCTACCATCATGACAAGATATCTGCGACATCTGGATATTATCCCCGATCCACCTCTTGCTACGGCGCTTCGTTATGGAATCAGGGTGGATACGTGTGGATTTACCAGAAATACGACCACCGAGGACCTTGAAGCGGCGGCTTACCTCTCGCCATTGCTGGATGTTGGTCTGTTGAACCAAATTGAAAATCCTCCCATGAGTGCGGAAACTATCGACATTATTGGAAGGACCATACGAAACCGTGAGGTCAGAGGTTCTTATCTGATATCCTTTGTGGAATTTATAACCGATCGGGATGCACTACCACAGGCAGCCGAATTAATGTTGCAGATGGAAGGTGTTTCTACCGTTCTTGTTTTTGGGATTGACAAAGACAAGGTTCAGTTATCGGCCAGAAGCGTGGATACAAGAATTAATCTTGCTTTCTTATTGCAAAAAGCATTTGGGTTTATGAATGCCGGTGGACATGCTACTATGGCTGCGGGAAGCATTGACCTTGGCATTTTTGGGGATGTAACCGATAAAAAATCGCTTTTGAGAATTACCTTTGATGCCGTTAGAAAAAAGTTTTTCTCTGCAGTAGGGATAGATATAGAAAAGCGGGAAATACCGGATGAGTTAGAATTAATGGTTAGCAACAGTACAAAGAATTAGCCGTAATAACTATTTATTATTATAGAAGGAGAAGGAATTATGGGAAGAGGGGTTTTGGGGGTAGGTTTAGTAAGTCTTACAATTTTTTTGAGTTCTTGTGTTGCCACCCAAACACAAGTAAAGGAAGCAAGGGAGCCAGAAGTAACGGTAGAAATGAAGGCAAAACCTTATGAGGAAGAAGAGAAGGCGGGAGCACCTGTTCCTGTACCAGTAGAACCATCTGTCCCAGAAACTCCAAAGGCCGCTGAGCCAGAATCTCCGAAAGTAGAAGAGCCAGAGGTTACCGTACCCGAAGTTCCAGAAGTTCCGGAAGTAGAGGCGCCAGAGGTGCCAGAGGTTACTGTACCAGAAGTTCCTGAAGCTCCGGAAGTAGAGGCGCCAGAGGTGCCAGAAGTTACTGTACCCGAAGTTCCAGAAGCTCCGGAAATAGAGGCGCCGGAGGTGCCAGAGGTTACCGTACCCGAAGTTCCAGAAGTTCCGGAAGTAGAGGCGCCAGAAGGTGCTGTGCCAGTAGTTCCAGCTCCTGAAACTATTGAACCGCCGGCAGAAGAGGTAAAACCTGCGGAACCTTCCAAAGAGCCAGAAGAAGAAAAGGCAGAGGCATTACCATTAGAAAAAGAAGAATCCAAGGCAGAGGGATTACATCAATGTGCCACTTGTAATAAAGAGGTCGGGGAAGGACATATTTGTGGTCTTACAACTTATTGTCCGCAGTGCAAGGAAGAGGTGGGCACTGGCCATATTTGTGATTTAACCTTCTTTTGCCAAGATTGTAAAAAAGAAGTTGGAGATGGTCATATCTGTGCAGTAACGACTTTTTGTTCGAATTGCGAAGAAGAAGTTGGGCCTGGTCACATCTGTGATGTAACCTATTTTTGTTATGATTGCGAGAAAGAAGTCGGAGATGAGCACATTTGCGGTGTCACCAATTTTTGTTTCACATGTAAGGCAGAAGCTGGAGAAGGACATGAATGCGGAAGGACTTACTTCTGTTTTGATTGTGAAAAGGAAGTGCCAAAGGATCATAAGCACGAATAGACTACAAAGTAATTATTTTTGTTTATCCAAGGATAAATTGAAAAAGGCATGTTTGTGAATCAAACATGCCTTTTTTGTTTCGTGATATTTTCAACGAGTGAAGTGCCATTTCGCTCCCCATCAAAAATTATTAGAAATGAATTTACAAGTAACATAGTTCGCTTTCCATGATCTGCAAAATTCTAAGTCTGTAATGTATTCTATCGAATTCCATCAACTTCTCCGTAGGAGAGGTGCCAGTTTGATGCTTCCATAATATAATTGCGGTCTATCTCATCATTTATAAGCACGCAGGCTATTTGCAAAGGTTTAATGTCTTTATGCCTTCTAAACCCGGCCACCAGCAAGTCTTTTTCCATGACGTCACCTTTTACAAGACCACAAAGTGAGAAATCAACGTCATATGCAATAAAGATCTTTAAGGCTCTTGCCAAAAGAGCGTTTGTTGCTTCTTCCCTTGAAAAGATGTCTATTATAGAGCCCACAGTTGCATCATTCCGGACTTCTACCCGCAACACAATATATCCGTAAATTTCTGTCCCTTGTTTAGCTAAAAAGATTTTAAATCCCTTGTCCTTATACCTCCAGTTCAGGTAGTCTTTGTTCCTTATAATGGTAATGCCGAAACGTTCTTTGATCCTATCCCAGAGTGCGTTTGCCCTGTCGTCGAAGTCGTAGATTTCTTCTGTTTGGTATCTATTGTCTTCTTGTATCAAAAGAGAGAAAAACATCTGGCTTAGCCTGTGGATAATATTGAGCATGAAGGAAGGGATATTGGGGAACCTCCGTTTCATTGCACTTCTCAAACTCAATCTTTTAAAAAGCTGAACAAATTCTCCAAGATTTTGATATCCAAGAAATTTCTTCCCGATCAGGTATGCCCTTTCATTAGGGAATCCAAAACCGAATAAGGGCTTGATATTAGTTGCAAGGTGGTATTTATAGAGTTCATAAAGAAACTTTATCCCCATCTTTTCAGTCGGGTCAAGCATCGTGTCAATTGCCTGGCCGCTTTTTACGGTTTTGTTTTTATATTTTACTTCAAAAGGCATGCTTGCGAAGTGACCGACAATTCTGCCGTCCTTCTCTAAAACCGTAATCCAGTCAGCAGGCGCTGTTATAGCAGGGTTTTTCTTGTACTTCCATTCCCATTCTTCAGGGGTCATCGAACTATCAAAAACCCTGTTAAAGAGATCGATTATAGACTTTTCGTCTCCTTCTCTATAAGGTCTGGCTTTAATATTTGTGTCTGCCAACTTACTTACTCCGTAAGTCTTTTATACGCGTAGATTTTGTGAAAGTAAGCGGTTTTTTGTCTTTTTACAGATGTAAACCAGAAACAAGTTGGTAGGTACCTCAATCAAGACGCCGACTACAGTTGCAAGTGGGGAACCGAAGGCAAGTCCAAAAAGTATTGTGAAAGTGGCAATAAAAATTTCAAAATGATTATTTCAACATATTATAGCAGACAGAGCTGCATCTACATAAGTAAATTTTAATGCTTTGGTAAAAATATACGTTATCCAGAAAATTAGATTTGTCTGAATAAATATGGTAAATGGTTTAATCGTCCAGTTGGAAAAAGTGTTAACCAACAGGCCTGATTGATTTATTAGTCTTCAAGACCTCAGCAAAATCAATTTTTACCATAAGAGGTTAATGATAAATGATTCTTCTCTATGAAAACTTTTTTAGGACAATGACTGCATTGTTTCCGCCAAAACCAAATGAGTTAGAAAGGGTTATATAAATATTTGCCTGTCGTGCAGTATTAGGCACATAATCAAGGTCACATTGCGGGTCGGATTCCTCATAGTTTATCGTGGGTGGGATTATAGATTCTTTAATAGCCAAGGCACAGGTTATTACCTCTATTGCGCCAGATGCTCCAAGTGTGTGCCCAATCATTGACTTTGTAGAACTGATTGGAATGGAGTAGGCTTTTTCCCTAAAAACCCTTTTTATTGAGTCCGTTTCAACGCTATCATTGAGTATTGTGGCTGTTCCATGTGCGTTGATATAGTTTACGTCACCTGAAGAAATTTGTGCGTCTTTCAGTGCTCTTTCAATAGCCTTTACCTCACCATCAATGTGAGGAAATGTTAAATGATATGCGTCATTCGTCGAACCATAACCAAGAATTTCACCATAAATCGGTGCAGACCTTTCCCGGGCGCTGCCAAGTTCCTCAAGTACCATTATACCAGCCCCTTCCCCGATGACAATGCCGTCTCTATTTTTACTAAAAGGTTTACAGGCCCTCTGCGGACAATCATTTTGGCGGGAGAGTATTCTCATTTTGTGCCACGCTGCAAAAAAGACTGGTGTAAGAGGTGCATCCACGCCTCCCGCTACCATTGCTCTTGCATACCCGTCACGAATTATTCTGTATGCCTCTCCAACGGCGTTTGCTCCAGATGCACATGCAGTAGAGATCGTATAATTGGGGCCCATGAGGCCAAAGTGCCTGGCGATGTGGCATGCACCGGCGTTAGATATTACCTTGACAATTGACATTGGGTCGACAAACTTATAACCTCTGGTAAAGAGGTCTTCGGCTGCTTTTTCCTGAGAAGAAAGACCTCCGATACTTGTGCCAAGTATCACGCCAATGTCATCTCCCATCCCTTTTTTTATCTCGAGATTGCTTTTGCTGACTGCCTGATAAGCGGCAGCGAGAGCAAATTGAGAAAACCTGTCCATCCTATCCATTTTATCATCGGTAAAAAAGTTATCAGGAGTGAAATCAGCGACTTCTCCCGCTATCTTTACCGGGAAATTTTCTCTGTGAAATCGTGTAATATTTTTTATGCCGGATTTGCCCTCAGCGATTGCGCTCCAAAAGTCTTTTATGCATGTACCAAGAGGTGTAATTGCTCCCATTCCTGTTATAACAACCCTTTTTTTCATTTGTTGCCCTTTATGTGCTTTTTTACTAACTGTACGGCACCAGAAAAACTATCTATCTCCGCTGTTTCTTCATCCGGGATGTTTATATTAAATTCCTCTTCAATGGCAGACAGAATACTCAGTGCAGACAGTGAATCTCCACCAAGCTCAGCAATACTTGATTCTTTTTTTATTTCCGTGTCTTTTACCTTTAAGACTCTTTTTATAATCTCCTTTACTTTCTGCTCGGCCTCACCAAATTTCTCTTCCATGTATCTCTCCTTCTCAATCCCTAGTTTATTCTGGTGAACTGTATTACCTTGCCCTTATTACTCACCCGTAATGTAATTTTGATGTAACGTTAAAGCCGAAAAAAACAAATTCTCGGGAAATATTCTGTAAAACTGGTAAGACGTATTTTATTATAAGCAACTGAATATTTTGTCTCAACGCCAAAATAAAGATGATTTTTAAAATGGTATGGGAAAAATAAAAAGTTTAATGATTTTATCGAAAAGTAGCAATAATGAAGGAAATAAAAACTATTTTGCAGGCATAGGGAATGCTTTGTGATACTCAGGGAATTTCACTGCAAAAAAGTGACACCGGCAATATCGTGAGTGATCAATTGAATGGTAAAACTTATTTTTGTTTGCGACGGGTATTAGTAGTTACTAACCGTTCTGGCAATAATCCTGAGGATTACGAGAATCATGCCGGTGGAAAAGAAGAATATAGTTACAAAAGTAAGCGGAATGCTGGGATTGTTTTTTGTATTGACAAGGACACCCGGTACGGAATTGATGTCTGCAAAGGCAATCTTTGCTCCATGGATATCTTTTGCGTTATTTTCTCCAATTGTCAGGAAGGTTTGTTGGTTTTCGTTGTTTTCGGCGAGAGAAATTAGTTGCACTACAGGGTAGCGATATTGCGGGGGCATGTACAAATCTGCTACGCGTACCTGAGTACCGTTTGCATTGAATGTGTCGTTGATCTTCAGGTTGCAGGTGCGATTATCTATCTTAAGAATTACACTTGATGTAATCCATCCGTAGTCCCGCATGAGGATCTCGATGATACCATGCTGCAAAAGAACAGGTCTATTGTAGCCAAGGATGTCTGAGAATTCAATTCCACCCTTTCGAACGGTAACAAATGCCTCTATTATTTTGGGCATACCATTTGGGTAAGAACTTGTCTTAAGGTCTGTAACCTTCATTTCAACACCACCCAAATCAGTCCACTCATCTGCCACAGTTACCGGTGGTTCCGTCGATGAGTAAAGTCCGCCGATGAGGTGGGCAACAAGAGTGATTACAAATCCAATATGTACCATCGATGCTCCATACAGGGTAACCTTCTTTACGCCTCCCTTCGCCTTTCTTATAATCGAGTCGAGGGTACATAAAAAGGTATTAATGCCGTAAAGAACACAGGCGAGAAACAACAGATAAAACCAGATGTGAATCGGTTTCTTATGATTGAAAAAAAAGGAAATATCTTCACCAGAGAGGCCAGCATATTGGCTGGGATAGAAACTCATGACGAGGCTTCCGATAATGAGTAATCCGGTGATTGTAAATCCAGTAAGGATGCCTACTTTTTGTGACTTAAAGATATTGTAAATTTTTTTCACTTTGAAATTGTTTCGCGACTTCTCTATTCAGACAATGGAAAAGATGTCCTGGTTGAAAATAGTATAATTGCCGAATCTAAAATAAGATTTCATTTATCTGAAGCTATGGGAACCACCGATAAAAAAACTGGTTCCTACGTATGTCATTATGAGTATTATAAATCCCACAATGGCCATAGGCGGCTTGAATCGTTTTGCCTCCTGCCAGTAATCCAGGTGCAGGCAAGTAGCGTAAAAAAACCATATAATGACAGACCAGACGACCTTTGCATCCCAGAGAAAATATGCCCCCCATGCGACATATCCCCATAAGCCCCCAAAAATCAT
This portion of the Candidatus Brocadia sp. genome encodes:
- a CDS encoding GNAT family N-acetyltransferase, with amino-acid sequence MADTNIKARPYREGDEKSIIDLFNRVFDSSMTPEEWEWKYKKNPAITAPADWITVLEKDGRIVGHFASMPFEVKYKNKTVKSGQAIDTMLDPTEKMGIKFLYELYKYHLATNIKPLFGFGFPNERAYLIGKKFLGYQNLGEFVQLFKRLSLRSAMKRRFPNIPSFMLNIIHRLSQMFFSLLIQEDNRYQTEEIYDFDDRANALWDRIKERFGITIIRNKDYLNWRYKDKGFKIFLAKQGTEIYGYIVLRVEVRNDATVGSIIDIFSREEATNALLARALKIFIAYDVDFSLCGLVKGDVMEKDLLVAGFRRHKDIKPLQIACVLINDEIDRNYIMEASNWHLSYGEVDGIR
- a CDS encoding potassium transporter TrkA translates to MYIIFGCDDVGGALARNLSKSGEEILLIDNDETTLAGLKAPNLRTVLADVHTLDFDLLSAKDAIAFILLQKKFEDNLALAKRIKKLFPDKFILSRATDEKEDSELLGNGVDQTIQTVRIITNAILCELETAKLKRSVFHLVSIIKEATGKGLAIFLQDNPDPDAIASGFALKRIAEKYDIKSNIYYGGNIGHQQNKTLVNLLETDLVRLKNPDEALRIINAVDKVALIEASISSKNNILPTDIVPNIVIDHHQTDFNLVKGEFVEILPNIGATSTIMTRYLRHLDIIPDPPLATALRYGIRVDTCGFTRNTTTEDLEAAAYLSPLLDVGLLNQIENPPMSAETIDIIGRTIRNREVRGSYLISFVEFITDRDALPQAAELMLQMEGVSTVLVFGIDKDKVQLSARSVDTRINLAFLLQKAFGFMNAGGHATMAAGSIDLGIFGDVTDKKSLLRITFDAVRKKFFSAVGIDIEKREIPDELELMVSNSTKN
- the fabF gene encoding beta-ketoacyl-[acyl-carrier-protein] synthase II, which translates into the protein MKKRVVITGMGAITPLGTCIKDFWSAIAEGKSGIKNITRFHRENFPVKIAGEVADFTPDNFFTDDKMDRMDRFSQFALAAAYQAVSKSNLEIKKGMGDDIGVILGTSIGGLSSQEKAAEDLFTRGYKFVDPMSIVKVISNAGACHIARHFGLMGPNYTISTACASGANAVGEAYRIIRDGYARAMVAGGVDAPLTPVFFAAWHKMRILSRQNDCPQRACKPFSKNRDGIVIGEGAGIMVLEELGSARERSAPIYGEILGYGSTNDAYHLTFPHIDGEVKAIERALKDAQISSGDVNYINAHGTATILNDSVETDSIKRVFREKAYSIPISSTKSMIGHTLGASGAIEVITCALAIKESIIPPTINYEESDPQCDLDYVPNTARQANIYITLSNSFGFGGNNAVIVLKKFS
- a CDS encoding RNA ligase, with the protein product MHDIVKQVGISESMWQESIAKHDAIHDEFDGIDYYRVTKKIDTLRRGSIVTQEGIIFDFPSIARILHLENGIRNAYTQPFYIEEKVDGYNVRIARIQGRIIVFSRGAYICPFSTDRIVDFLDAKKIFDENPGLVICGEFAGPDNPYNIEHPPYVKEDIRFFAFDLMLMNKPHKIPVDKRYEIFDTYHIPTVKRFGRFSASDIPALKKVIKELDETGCEGIVMKPTHPAEKILKYVTLSSCLRDIRVTAPLMAEMASEFFTHRIIRAAIFIHEHAHSLKPEIFTQLGEVLLKPVYENVSKAARSEIIDEKFVLRFREEKNIQKMINHLYKCKVKFDVLSKNKEGDYWHVKFARKCYASYDILQKHLEGSAHVD
- a CDS encoding acyl carrier protein, yielding MEEKFGEAEQKVKEIIKRVLKVKDTEIKKESSIAELGGDSLSALSILSAIEEEFNINIPDEETAEIDSFSGAVQLVKKHIKGNK
- a CDS encoding RNA ligase partner protein — encoded protein: MEKDIKRERVIIDTSIFTNPEVYQSFGASPTEALRTFLEIIGNLDGPAFYMPPTIYQELLNFVDIKDIPPDLQIRIIQKPPKRYELSVPAFLLYELIEDVRHRIDKGLRVAEEAIRKRINKGLKAAEEIERKRKASLEKSVFLFPDVRMTEEIPHRTESEALEAIAIADLRKKYRAALREGIIDSKEDVDLILLAKELDGILVTADTGIVKWADKLGIRYIDPRTLRGILDKLM